From the genome of Tachysurus vachellii isolate PV-2020 chromosome 2, HZAU_Pvac_v1, whole genome shotgun sequence, one region includes:
- the cabcoco1 gene encoding ciliary-associated calcium-binding coiled-coil protein 1: MFPQWPCLSYENLNLLMELSVDELQLKFVDVLELKKHETCVKEASLLDYFVGGFWWAKEMSFTCQQISFVMALLQKLLDNIKDKHMPFADNFKEFTRMLLATRQSPPSAGATFNPLFDVDQIKSITDYFSSSIFQHYRLYEFVFTHLRDEMLLGTERNIEVVHSADFIAPMEDGTPADDLRLTAPSPATPPDQDSNTHVEKNVDDSAQCEQGETLQSLESFSVEDV; the protein is encoded by the exons ATGTTTCCTCAGTGGCCGTGTCTATCATATGAGAACCTGAATCTGCTGATGGAGCTTTCTGTGGACGAGTTGCAGCT GAAATTTGTGGATGTACTTGAACTGAAGAAGCATGAAACCTGTGTAAAGGAGGCCTCACTGTTGGACTACTTTGTTGGAGGATTTTGGTGGGCCAAAGAGATGAGCTTCACATGCCAGCAAATCTCATTTGTTATGGCTCTCCTACAGAAGTTGCTAGACAACATAAAAG ACAAGCACATGCCATTTGCAGACAATTTTAAGGAGTTCACTCGGATGCTGCTAGCAACTAGACAGTCGCCTCCATCGGCGGGCGCCACCTTTAATCCGCTGTTTGATGTGGATCAAATCAAGTCCATTACAGATTACTTCAGCAGCAG TATTTTCCAGCATTACAGACTGTACGAGTTCGTCTTCACTCACCTAAGAGATGAAATGCTGCTAGGAACAGAG AGAAACATCGAGGTAGTTCATTCAGCTGACTTCATCGCTCCGATGGAGGACGGAACGCCAGCCGATGACCTCCGTCTCACAGCTCCCTCCCCTGCCACACCACCCGATCAG GATTCAAACACACATGTGGAGAAGAATGTGGACGATTCTGCTCAGTGTGAACAGGGAGAGACACTCCAAAGTCTGGAGAGCTTCAGTGTGGAAGATGTGTGA